One window from the genome of Xenorhabdus bovienii SS-2004 encodes:
- the fepD gene encoding Fe(3+)-siderophore ABC transporter permease — MHREITSSKPLSQFHTYRTRRLTGPIICLLLLIIFSIASLLLGSKYIAPETVWHSLTGELHNNESIIILESRLPRTLVGILVGMALGGAGALIQALTRNPLADPGILGVNAGASFAIVVAITLFGLSSVMAKVSVACLGAFLASLAVWLISMQSGDKSNPVRLTLSGVAISALLTGITTNIALLNPSTFDQLRIWQAGTLDIRSLQVTLLVAPFILIGCALTLLISRPLNTLSMGEEIAITLGVKILWVKVSAIIAIMLLCGTATALAGPIGFVGLMIPHIARWWCGPDQRWIILHSLLMAPVLLLSADIVGRLLVAGELRVSIVTAFIGAPVLIWQVRKRKY; from the coding sequence ATGCATCGTGAGATAACCTCTTCAAAACCCTTGTCTCAATTTCATACTTATCGCACCCGTCGGTTAACAGGTCCCATAATCTGTTTATTACTCCTCATTATTTTTTCTATAGCGAGTCTGTTATTAGGCAGTAAATATATTGCCCCTGAGACCGTCTGGCATAGTTTAACCGGTGAGCTGCATAACAATGAGAGCATCATTATTCTCGAATCGCGCCTGCCTCGTACCCTTGTCGGTATTTTGGTCGGCATGGCATTAGGTGGTGCGGGGGCATTAATTCAGGCATTGACACGTAACCCTCTGGCAGACCCGGGTATATTGGGCGTCAACGCAGGAGCCAGCTTTGCCATCGTAGTGGCAATCACATTATTTGGCTTAAGCAGTGTTATGGCAAAAGTTAGCGTGGCCTGTCTGGGCGCTTTTCTTGCCAGCCTGGCGGTATGGTTAATCAGTATGCAGTCTGGTGATAAATCCAATCCTGTTCGTTTAACACTGTCAGGAGTCGCGATTAGCGCCCTGTTAACCGGAATAACTACCAATATTGCCCTGCTCAATCCTTCAACTTTCGATCAATTACGCATCTGGCAGGCGGGTACGCTGGATATCCGATCCTTACAGGTCACTCTCCTTGTTGCTCCGTTCATTCTTATCGGCTGTGCGCTCACCTTATTGATTTCAAGGCCACTCAATACGTTGAGTATGGGGGAAGAAATCGCAATAACGTTAGGCGTAAAAATTCTCTGGGTAAAAGTTTCAGCCATCATAGCCATTATGCTGTTATGTGGAACGGCAACTGCATTGGCTGGCCCGATCGGGTTTGTCGGATTGATGATCCCACATATCGCGCGTTGGTGGTGTGGCCCAGACCAACGCTGGATCATTCTGCATTCATTACTCATGGCTCCGGTGTTATTGCTTAGTGCAGATATCGTCGGGCGTTTACTGGTTGCCGGTGAGTTGCGCGTATCAATCGTCACGGCCTTTATTGGCGCGCCCGTGCTGATCTGGCAGGTACGCAAGCGTAAATACTGA
- the entS gene encoding enterobactin transporter EntS: MAKSSILLDFSLLKNNAHFRAIFIARMLSVFALGMLTVGVPVQMQFLTGSTLQVGIVVALDGIGMFIGLMLGGILADRYDRRKLILFARGTCGLGFVALSFNAFLDSPSLFVLYFLSVWDGFFGALGMTALMAAIPNLVGRENLAAAGALSMITVRIGAILSPALGGLIIVASGPGWNFAIAAAGTLATLIPLVRLPKMKPQSTRQEHPLRALVSGVQFVCQHKIVGSVILVGMLISMAGAVRILFPALSQEVYHQGPSATGLMYSAVPLGAMLGAFTSGWIGRSARPGLLLIIFALGSFLALSLLGLMTHIVPALLALVCYGYLNAFASLLQFTLIQSHTPDHLLGRVNSFVTAQDVTGDSLGALGLGVMGRLLSPLITALSFGSFAAITCLLLAALVKPLRHSTLHNNAASLEGGASEK; this comes from the coding sequence ATGGCTAAGTCATCAATCCTGCTGGACTTCAGTTTACTTAAAAATAATGCACATTTCCGCGCTATCTTTATCGCCCGTATGCTATCTGTTTTTGCATTAGGAATGCTGACAGTGGGCGTCCCAGTTCAAATGCAGTTTCTGACCGGTTCTACCTTGCAGGTGGGGATCGTGGTGGCATTGGATGGGATCGGCATGTTTATCGGATTGATGCTGGGCGGAATACTGGCCGACCGCTATGACAGGCGTAAATTGATTCTGTTTGCCCGTGGCACTTGTGGCTTGGGTTTTGTTGCATTGAGTTTTAATGCGTTTTTGGATTCCCCTTCACTGTTTGTCCTCTATTTCCTTTCCGTCTGGGATGGGTTCTTTGGCGCTTTAGGCATGACCGCTTTAATGGCGGCGATCCCAAACTTAGTCGGCCGGGAAAATCTGGCGGCGGCGGGTGCCTTGAGTATGATCACGGTTCGTATTGGTGCCATTCTTTCTCCCGCACTAGGTGGGCTTATTATCGTTGCCAGCGGACCTGGCTGGAACTTTGCCATTGCCGCAGCAGGGACTTTGGCTACACTGATCCCGCTGGTGAGGTTGCCAAAGATGAAGCCACAGTCAACCCGGCAAGAGCATCCACTCCGAGCGTTAGTGAGTGGTGTACAATTTGTCTGTCAGCATAAAATCGTAGGCAGTGTGATATTAGTCGGTATGTTGATCAGCATGGCGGGGGCAGTTCGCATCCTTTTCCCTGCATTATCTCAAGAGGTTTATCACCAAGGTCCTTCCGCGACAGGTTTAATGTATTCAGCCGTTCCTCTGGGTGCCATGCTAGGAGCATTTACCAGTGGCTGGATAGGACGGAGCGCCCGGCCCGGTCTTCTGCTCATTATTTTTGCGTTGGGCTCTTTCCTTGCATTATCCCTGCTCGGTCTCATGACGCATATTGTCCCGGCATTACTCGCATTGGTGTGTTATGGCTACCTGAATGCTTTTGCTTCCTTATTACAGTTTACACTCATCCAGAGTCATACACCTGATCACCTATTGGGGCGGGTGAATAGTTTTGTCACAGCACAGGATGTTACTGGTGATTCCTTGGGAGCGTTGGGATTGGGCGTCATGGGACGTCTGTTATCTCCTCTCATAACGGCGCTTTCGTTTGGTTCTTTTGCGGCAATTACCTGTCTATTGCTTGCAGCACTGGTAAAACCTCTGCGCCATTCTACTCTGCATAATAATGCCGCATCATTAGAGGGCGGTGCCTCTGAAAAGTGA
- a CDS encoding FecCD family ABC transporter permease, with protein sequence MSKMLQVGHPEGWINGRISLRVLLVNTFQLFLIMLLALFAVYYGTLKLSFWQICQAFQGEGDPGIIAVVTQWRAPRVAIALVVGAALAISGAIFQSVIRNPLGSPDIMGFSTGAWTGVLITLIFLNGGYYQMTLGALIGGSLTAVLIYLLAWRQGIHGFRLIIVGIAISAMLTAVNTWLIVTGSLEHVMSAALWGNGSLNGITWQKAASALFVIPLLTFGAFALAKSLKIMEMGDDKASALGCNVETNRMQLILYGILLTAVVTATTGPISFISLAAPQIARRLTGTSYVPLFSAAMTGALLLLTADLVAQHTFSNVQLPVGAVTVSIGGIYLIWLLIREARQ encoded by the coding sequence ATGTCGAAAATGTTGCAAGTCGGGCATCCAGAAGGGTGGATAAATGGCCGAATTTCCCTTCGGGTTTTACTGGTGAATACTTTCCAGCTATTTTTAATTATGTTATTAGCGCTGTTCGCTGTTTATTACGGAACGCTGAAACTTTCCTTCTGGCAAATCTGTCAGGCTTTTCAAGGTGAAGGTGATCCCGGCATTATTGCTGTCGTCACGCAATGGCGAGCGCCTCGTGTTGCTATTGCGCTGGTGGTCGGAGCCGCACTGGCGATAAGTGGCGCTATCTTTCAGTCTGTCATCCGCAATCCTTTGGGCAGCCCCGATATTATGGGATTCAGTACCGGCGCATGGACTGGCGTACTGATTACTCTGATTTTTCTAAATGGCGGTTATTATCAAATGACTCTGGGTGCGCTGATCGGCGGCTCATTAACCGCTGTCTTAATTTATTTACTCGCCTGGCGTCAGGGTATCCACGGTTTTCGCCTGATTATTGTGGGGATTGCTATCAGTGCCATGCTGACAGCGGTCAATACTTGGCTTATCGTAACGGGTTCGCTGGAACATGTTATGAGTGCGGCACTTTGGGGTAACGGTTCGCTTAACGGCATTACCTGGCAAAAAGCGGCCTCAGCTCTGTTTGTCATTCCTTTGCTTACTTTCGGCGCTTTTGCTTTGGCAAAGTCGCTGAAAATAATGGAAATGGGGGATGATAAAGCCAGCGCCTTGGGCTGTAATGTTGAAACTAACCGTATGCAGCTTATTCTCTATGGCATACTGCTGACTGCTGTCGTGACGGCAACGACAGGCCCGATATCCTTTATTTCCCTTGCTGCACCGCAAATTGCCCGAAGATTAACAGGTACAAGCTATGTTCCCCTGTTTTCTGCTGCCATGACAGGTGCCTTGCTATTGTTAACTGCTGATTTAGTTGCGCAGCATACTTTTTCAAATGTGCAGCTACCTGTGGGTGCTGTCACCGTCAGTATTGGTGGTATCTACCTTATTTGGCTTCTTATTCGGGAAGCTCGCCAATAA
- the fepB gene encoding Fe2+-enterobactin ABC transporter substrate-binding protein, which produces MQCKFTFSYYRLITVLFAFIALILTSGCDKKSTEIKAGHPQPSGETTSMAGWPRTFETVKGPLTLTQPPKRIVSTSVTLSGTLLAINAPLIASGATGPNTDVADSRGFFIQWAKVAYERGVKLLYISEPNAEAVAAMVPDLIVISATGGDSAMKLYEQLSTIAPILVIDYGDKSWQQLALQLGQIIGHEADAGEIIARFEQRLQKVKQDITLPPNPVSAFVYYADGRGVNLWTPSSAQGQLLHQLGFTLATLPTNLKTETSMGKREDIIQLSAEGLADGLNGQSFMLFATNDSTIQVVSANPFLQHLPAVSTQRLYAMGPDTFRLDYYSANNMLDRIEHYFSNQELKN; this is translated from the coding sequence ATGCAGTGCAAATTTACTTTTTCCTATTACCGATTAATCACCGTTCTTTTTGCTTTTATCGCACTAATTCTTACCAGTGGCTGTGATAAAAAATCGACAGAAATTAAAGCCGGACATCCCCAACCTTCTGGGGAAACCACCAGCATGGCGGGCTGGCCACGAACCTTCGAAACAGTAAAAGGTCCTCTCACATTAACACAGCCACCTAAGCGTATTGTCTCTACCAGTGTGACGCTCAGTGGCACTTTGCTGGCTATCAATGCCCCTTTAATCGCTTCAGGCGCAACCGGTCCAAATACCGATGTGGCTGATAGCCGAGGATTTTTTATTCAATGGGCCAAAGTCGCTTATGAACGAGGTGTAAAGCTTCTCTATATCAGTGAACCCAATGCCGAAGCTGTTGCGGCTATGGTGCCAGATCTGATTGTTATTTCAGCGACGGGAGGGGATTCAGCCATGAAGCTGTATGAACAACTCTCAACCATTGCACCCATACTGGTTATTGATTATGGCGATAAGAGCTGGCAACAGCTTGCCCTGCAACTTGGGCAAATAATCGGGCATGAAGCTGATGCCGGGGAAATCATCGCGCGCTTTGAGCAACGTTTGCAGAAAGTGAAACAAGATATCACCTTACCCCCGAATCCCGTTTCTGCATTTGTCTATTATGCTGACGGGAGAGGTGTCAATCTTTGGACGCCATCATCTGCGCAAGGGCAATTATTGCATCAACTAGGTTTTACACTCGCCACATTACCGACCAACCTGAAAACAGAAACCAGTATGGGCAAACGTGAAGATATCATTCAGCTTTCTGCTGAAGGGTTAGCAGATGGTTTAAACGGCCAATCTTTTATGCTATTCGCTACCAATGACAGCACAATTCAAGTTGTGAGTGCTAACCCTTTTTTACAGCACCTGCCTGCTGTCAGTACCCAACGCCTCTATGCGATGGGGCCGGATACTTTTCGCTTAGACTATTACAGTGCAAACAATATGCTTGATCGCATTGAACACTATTTCTCAAATCAAGAATTAAAAAATTAG